The following DNA comes from Arthrobacter sp. SLBN-83.
GGCCTGCCGGTGGAGAAGGACCTCATCGTCGACATGGAACCCTTCTTCCAGTCGTACCGCGAAGTCATGCCCTTCCTGATCAACAAGGGCCACGAGCCCACCCGGGAACGCCTGCAGTCCGCCGAGGACCGTGAGCGCTTCGACGACACCACCAAGTGCATCCTGTGCGCCGCGTGCACGTCCTCCTGCCCGGTGTTCTGGACCGATGGCCAGTACTTCGGCCCCGCAGCGATCGTCAACGCGCACCGCTTCATCTTCGATTCCCGTGATGACGCCGGCGACATGCGCCTGGAGATCCTCAACGACAAGGAAGGCGTGTGGCGCTGCCGCACCACCTTCAACTGCTCGGAGGCATGCCCCCGCGGCATCCAGGTCACCCAGGCCATTGCTGAAGTGAAGCAGGCCATCCTGGCCCGCAGGATCTAGTACGTTCAACAACAGCTATAACGGCCGACGGCGTCGCTCACCACGTGTGGTGACGGCGCCGTCGTCGTTTCAACACAAATACACCCAGGATGCTCTATCACTTTTGGTCCCTAAGCCGGGGGTTTAGGGACCAAAAGTGATAGAGCAAGCTGTCCGCCCGCAGAAAGGGTCTCCGTTGTCCCGCTCCGAAAAAGTCACGTTCGCCGGCTCCACAGGCGAGCTGCTGTCCGGCATCATCGACATCCCAGAAGGTCCCGTCAAGGGCTGGGGCGTCTTCTCGCACGGGTTCACCCTGGGCAAGGACAGCCCCTCCGCGGCCCGCATGTGCAAGGCGCTGGCGGACAGCGGCATCGGGATGCTGCGCTTCGACAACCTGGGCCTGGGCGGCTCCGCGGGCGAATGGTCCGAGGGGTCGTTCAGCCACAAGGTGGCCGATACGGTGAAGGCGGCAGAGTTCATGCGCAGCGAGGGCAAGGAGATTTCCCTGCTGGTGGGCCACTCGTTTGGCGGCGCGGCGGTCCTTGCTGCCGCGCGGGACATTCCGGAGCTCGACGCCGTGGCGACAGTAGGAGCCCCCTTCTCGCCCAAGCACGTGGCCCACGTCTTCGACGCTGCACTGGACAGGATCCTCAGCGAGGGCAGCGCCGAAGTGGACCTGGGCGGCAAGCGGGTGGAGATCCGCCGGCACTTCGTGGAGGACCTGGAAAATGCGGACCTGACCGACTGCATCAAGCAACTGCACAAGCCCCTGATGGTGCTGCACTCCCCCACCGACAACACCGTGGGGATCGAGAACGCCAGCACCATCTTCCAGACCGCCAGGCACCCGCGGAACTTTGTCTCCCTTGAAGGCAGCGACCACCTGCTGACGGGGAAGGGCCAGGCTGCCCGCGCCGCGCGCATCATCGCAGCCTGGGCTGACCAGTACCTCGACGCCGCGCCAGCCTGACGCCCTACCCGGCTCCCCGGGCGGCCGAGGCCTATTTGCCGATGGCCGCCTTGCTCTCGCTCAGCCACTGTTCGGCTGCCTTCTCAGGCGTGAGCCGCTTGAACAGCACGTCCGTGTTGATCCGGGCAGTGATCTCCGAAACGGCGGTGGAACCGGTGGGGCCGATGTACGTGGGTGCGAAGTCCATCTTTCCGATCTGGTTGATGTACTCCGCTTCCACCTTGCCTTGCGGTGTGAGCAGGTCCTGGATGGCGGCGCGCATTTCAGAGTTCCCGGGAATGCCCCTGTCGCTCTGGATGATCTTGGCTGCGGCCGG
Coding sequences within:
- a CDS encoding succinate dehydrogenase iron-sulfur subunit, whose product is MTAEIAEPASKVELPAGVGGGGEIPTFDVHMRVRRYNPEVSEEATWDDFHLTMYGTDRVLDALHKVKWEMDGTLSFRRSCAHGVCGSDAMRINGRNRLACKTLLKDLDTSKPITVEPIKGLPVEKDLIVDMEPFFQSYREVMPFLINKGHEPTRERLQSAEDRERFDDTTKCILCAACTSSCPVFWTDGQYFGPAAIVNAHRFIFDSRDDAGDMRLEILNDKEGVWRCRTTFNCSEACPRGIQVTQAIAEVKQAILARRI
- a CDS encoding alpha/beta hydrolase, with amino-acid sequence MSRSEKVTFAGSTGELLSGIIDIPEGPVKGWGVFSHGFTLGKDSPSAARMCKALADSGIGMLRFDNLGLGGSAGEWSEGSFSHKVADTVKAAEFMRSEGKEISLLVGHSFGGAAVLAAARDIPELDAVATVGAPFSPKHVAHVFDAALDRILSEGSAEVDLGGKRVEIRRHFVEDLENADLTDCIKQLHKPLMVLHSPTDNTVGIENASTIFQTARHPRNFVSLEGSDHLLTGKGQAARAARIIAAWADQYLDAAPA